A single region of the Anoplolepis gracilipes chromosome 1, ASM4749672v1, whole genome shotgun sequence genome encodes:
- the LOC140668109 gene encoding ubiquitin thioesterase otubain-like, with protein MGDKSLKEQSIESTDINQDELILQQQRRIEKEISESIALVGEKESLKSLEQEYAKDDVYLSKAKVLAQKYSYIRRTRPDGNCFFRAFSYAYLEKLIGNKEEYDRFRDLALKSKDNLVALGFPQFTVEDFHDTFMEVIDKVGGDTESSHMELHKLFNEQGYSDYVVVYLRLITSGQLQRDADFYQHFIEGDRTIIEFCHQEVEPMYKESDHIHIIAMSSALGTGVRVRYMDRGAGTEVTAHDFPEGAIPAVHLLYRPGHYDILYP; from the exons ATGGGAGACAAGTCGCTTAAAGAGCAATCTATAGAAAGCACAG atatcaACCAGGATGAGTTGATACTTCAACAACAGAGACGAATCGAGAAGGAG ATCTCAGAATCTATAGCTTTAGTTGGTGAGAAGGAATCATTGAAAAGCTTAgaacaagaatatgcaaaagatGATGTATATCTTTCGAAAGCGAAAGTCTTGgctcaaaaatattcttacattAGGAGAACTAGACCTGATGGCAATTGCTTCTTTAGGGCATTTAGTTATGcttatttggaaaaattaattggaaaTAAGGAAGAATATGATAGATTTCGAGATTTAGCATTAAAAAGCAAGGATAACCTTGTAGCTCTAGGCTTTCCTCAATTCACAGTCGAAGACTTTCATGATACG TTTATGGAAGTCATTGACAAAGTAGGTGGTGACACAGAGTCCAGTCACATGGAGTTACACAAATTGTTTAATGAACAGGGTTATTCTGATTATGTCGTTGTCTACCTTAGATTAATTACATCTGGTCAGCTGCAACGTGATGCAGACTTCTACCAACACTTTATTGAGGGGGATCGTACAATTATAGAATTCTGCCATCAA gaAGTTGAACCAATGTATAAAGAATCTGACCATATTCATATTATAGCAATGAGTAGTGCTTTAGGAACTGGTGTTAGAGTTCGTTATATGGATAGAGGTGCAGGAACTGAAGTAACTGCCCACGATTTTCCTGAAGGTGCCATACCAGCTGTGCACTTATTATATCGCCCTGGTCATTATGATATTCTTTATCCCTGA
- the Borcs7 gene encoding BLOC-1-related complex subunit 7 gives MASASSTSARSLFIESKMRLADRVQVNVNNIASLARQIQRGSKSSEILTHAAKNFAQQEHGLEMIESSLKKLALINTHLEYQMDAIDKNSAMLEEVTEQVRSMQR, from the exons ATGGCTTCAGCATCTAGTACAAGCGCACGCAGCTTGTTCATTGAATCAAAGATGAGACTAGCGGATAGAGTGCAAGTAAATGTTAATAACATTGCTTCTCTCGCCAGACAGATTCAGCGAGGTTCAAAAAGCAGTGAG attttaacaCATGCAGCAAAAAACTTTGCACAGCAGGAACATGGATTAGAAATGATAGAATCTAGTTTAAAGAAACTTGCACTTATTAATACTCATTTAGAGTATCAAATGGATGCAATTGACAAAAACTCTGCAATGTTGGAAGAAGTTACCGAGCAAGTACGATCTATGCAAcgataa